The Zingiber officinale cultivar Zhangliang chromosome 9A, Zo_v1.1, whole genome shotgun sequence genome window below encodes:
- the LOC122021055 gene encoding uncharacterized protein LOC122021055, which yields MEMSSIKEAKRDLITLDLLGGASPVVRIKDAGVVGLKAAPALGCYLPLLRPLDLNQLPDDVVRLKPAAEQLAGASQSVCTIEQVKRALEQAGRESQRKRRPHLAVERSAVSPSVRSASASSSSSSSSITTASAKRPAAVREEDGGGSSLVVAGCSGCLSYVLIAKENPRCPRCQSQVVLAAAAAAMLPPAKRPRVALDFEMGL from the exons ATGGAGATGAGCTCAATTAAGGAAGCGAAGAGGGATTTGATTACCCTCGACCTCCTCGGCGGTGCCTCGCCGGTCGTCCGGATTAAGGATGCCGGTGTTGTAGGCCTAAAGGCAGCGCCGGCTTTGGGTTGCTACCTCCCTCTTCTCCGGCCACTG GACCTTAACCAGCTTCCGGACGATGTGGTTCGGCTGAAGCCGGCGGCAGAGCAGCTCGctggagcgagccaaagcgtgtGCACGATCGAACAGGTGAAGCGGGCGCTGGAGCAGGCGGGGCGGGAATCTCAACGCAAGCGGCGGCCGCACTTAGCGGTGGAGAGATCTGCAGTTTCTCCCTCTGTCCGTTCGGCTTCGGCGTCCTCGTCGTCGTCTTCGTCGTCGATAACGACCGCGTCGGCGAAGCGACCGGCAGCTGTCCGAGAGGAGGACGGCGGCGGAAGCAGCCTGGTGGTGGCCGGGTGCTCAGGCTGCCTCTCGTACGTGCTGATCGCGAAGGAGAACCCGCGATGCCCGCGCTGCCAGTCGCAAGTGGtgctggcggcggcggcggcggcgatgcTGCCGCCGGCCAAAAGGCCGCGGGTTGCTCTCGATTTCGAGATGGGCCTGTGA